One genomic segment of Candidatus Thermodiscus eudorianus includes these proteins:
- a CDS encoding MarR family transcriptional regulator, whose translation MPRLEETLSNLKLTLEAIAAGPINIQELANKTGLNYNAASRWAEALERLGFITKTLEPGPPRQALLKITQKGECILKCLNQ comes from the coding sequence ATGCCCAGGCTCGAAGAAACCCTCTCAAACCTAAAACTAACACTAGAAGCAATAGCAGCAGGACCCATAAACATACAAGAACTAGCAAACAAAACAGGCCTAAACTACAACGCAGCCTCACGATGGGCAGAAGCCCTAGAACGACTAGGATTCATAACAAAAACACTAGAACCAGGACCACCACGACAAGCACTCCTAAAAATAACACAAAAAGGAGAATGCATACTCAAATGCCTAAACCAATAA
- a CDS encoding ribbon-helix-helix domain-containing protein: MVKVKTSIYINKELWERFKRYASKKGVEASRLLEEMISNEIIEDALEDALLDLAGSENYEIDFEPIKAREGTVSDLIRVMRDERSNNLSG; the protein is encoded by the coding sequence GTGGTTAAGGTTAAGACGAGCATATATATCAATAAGGAGTTATGGGAGAGGTTTAAGAGGTATGCATCTAAAAAGGGTGTGGAGGCTAGCAGGCTCCTCGAAGAGATGATTAGTAATGAGATTATCGAGGATGCATTGGAGGATGCACTATTAGACCTAGCTGGCTCCGAGAACTACGAGATAGATTTTGAGCCAATAAAGGCCCGGGAGGGTACTGTAAGCGATTTAATCCGGGTTATGAGGGATGAACGATCAAATAATTTATCTGGATAG
- a CDS encoding AbrB/MazE/SpoVT family DNA-binding domain-containing protein has translation MEIVVIDKKGRIVIPSRVRKKLNLKNGDRLLVLNIRDDALVLKKIDVEKVLRELAEEVAKAGLDLEKISSEVEEEANRIAKEKISSRY, from the coding sequence GTGGAGATAGTTGTTATTGACAAGAAGGGTAGGATTGTTATCCCTAGTCGAGTTAGGAAGAAGCTTAACCTGAAGAACGGGGATAGACTACTTGTCTTAAATATTAGAGATGACGCTCTAGTTCTTAAAAAGATTGACGTTGAAAAGGTGCTACGAGAACTCGCCGAAGAGGTCGCAAAGGCCGGGCTAGACCTAGAGAAGATTTCTAGCGAGGTCGAGGAAGAGGCTAACAGAATTGCAAAAGAGAAGATTTCTTCTAGATACTAA
- a CDS encoding V-type ATP synthase subunit D, protein MAIDPRKVLPTKINLIRLRREEKMLRKIRGVMEEKREVLLHYIKSAGEEYNKYQNEVFRDIYKLFAYYYQGLAEEGEARARSYTMAIPPSTRVRVGTRVLFAVKTPTFQVVEETIPGNPYPLDASPRLRESRNMLARLLPSILKLAEYEEMLRRLIDELRETQRLVNAMDYVILPSYQSAIKFIKSVLDERMREDFVRLKMLKRKLEEREAEAMAR, encoded by the coding sequence TTGGCGATTGATCCGAGGAAGGTGCTGCCGACGAAGATAAACCTGATACGCCTCAGGAGAGAGGAGAAGATGCTTAGGAAGATCCGTGGCGTGATGGAGGAGAAGAGGGAGGTCCTCCTACACTACATCAAGAGCGCGGGGGAGGAGTATAACAAGTATCAGAACGAGGTTTTCAGGGACATATACAAGCTCTTCGCATACTACTATCAGGGCCTCGCGGAGGAGGGGGAGGCTAGGGCCAGGAGTTATACGATGGCCATACCGCCTAGCACCAGGGTCAGGGTCGGCACGAGGGTGCTCTTCGCCGTGAAAACCCCTACCTTCCAGGTGGTGGAGGAGACCATACCGGGTAACCCGTACCCGCTTGACGCGAGCCCGAGGCTGAGGGAGAGTAGGAACATGCTGGCCAGGCTCCTCCCCTCAATCCTAAAGCTAGCCGAGTACGAGGAGATGCTCCGCCGCCTCATAGACGAGCTGAGGGAGACGCAGAGGCTGGTGAACGCCATGGACTACGTGATCCTGCCCAGCTACCAGTCAGCTATAAAGTTCATCAAGAGCGTGCTCGACGAGCGTATGAGGGAGGACTTCGTCAGGCTGAAGATGTTGAAGAGAAAGCTTGAGGAGAGGGAGGCAGAGGCTATGGCCAGATAG
- a CDS encoding type II toxin-antitoxin system VapC family toxin has translation MRKLYIKSYSGEVKLSYSIWNIGEVLGAFDKARSTGRIDDHAFKIVKNRFLLEARRMIKLGVALIVPLKIKILRDSWKLIEKYHIYEADAIQIASAKYVDSSLFLTGDKRLHEIAVKEEINSKYLNIIS, from the coding sequence GTGAGAAAGCTCTACATCAAATCATACTCGGGAGAGGTTAAGCTATCCTATAGTATATGGAATATCGGAGAGGTTCTAGGGGCCTTCGATAAAGCCAGAAGCACCGGTAGAATCGATGATCATGCGTTCAAGATTGTCAAGAACAGGTTCCTACTAGAGGCTAGGAGGATGATAAAACTAGGAGTTGCATTGATTGTGCCATTGAAGATAAAAATTCTAAGAGATAGTTGGAAGCTAATAGAAAAATACCACATCTACGAGGCCGACGCAATACAAATTGCGTCAGCAAAATATGTTGATTCAAGCCTATTCCTAACCGGGGACAAACGGTTACATGAGATAGCTGTAAAAGAAGAAATAAACAGTAAATATTTAAATATAATTTCATAA
- the asd gene encoding aspartate-semialdehyde dehydrogenase: MVEKLRVAVLGATGIVGQRFVARLSRHPWFELEALYASPEKAGYRYGDVVEWVIDEEPREDVWEMRLRKLRVEDVAREGFDLVFSALSSSVAAAVEAELARLGARIVSNASPYRMERDIPLLNPEVNADHAVLVEKQARRGWRGWIAKVPNCSTAILTLALKPVHDKYRIKRVMVATMQAVSGAGLRGVPATMITDNIIPHIPGEEEKLARETRKILGRLRNNEITQADMTVTAITTRVPVLDGHLEAVFIEVEETPQTPQEVAATLEEYRGNKIKNLKLPTAPQKPVIVKHEENRPQPRLDRNAGDGMTVTAGRIKIDQENNTIKMIILGHNTIRGAAGTGILIGELMHKQGHTN, translated from the coding sequence ATGGTGGAGAAGCTCCGGGTAGCGGTTCTAGGCGCGACGGGCATAGTGGGTCAGAGGTTCGTGGCCAGGCTATCGCGCCATCCATGGTTTGAACTCGAAGCCCTATACGCATCGCCAGAGAAGGCCGGCTACAGGTATGGTGACGTCGTCGAGTGGGTGATCGACGAGGAGCCGAGAGAGGACGTGTGGGAGATGCGTCTCAGAAAGCTCAGGGTGGAAGATGTGGCGCGAGAGGGCTTCGACCTGGTGTTCTCCGCCCTATCCTCAAGCGTGGCCGCCGCTGTCGAGGCTGAGTTGGCTAGGCTGGGGGCTAGGATCGTGTCGAACGCCAGCCCCTACAGGATGGAAAGGGACATACCACTGTTGAACCCCGAGGTCAACGCGGACCACGCAGTGCTAGTCGAGAAGCAGGCCAGGCGCGGGTGGAGGGGGTGGATAGCCAAGGTCCCCAACTGCTCCACCGCAATACTAACCCTCGCCCTAAAGCCCGTCCACGACAAATACAGGATAAAGAGGGTGATGGTAGCCACCATGCAGGCAGTCAGCGGCGCAGGCCTCCGAGGCGTCCCAGCCACCATGATAACCGACAACATAATACCACACATACCAGGCGAGGAGGAGAAACTAGCCCGAGAGACGCGCAAGATACTAGGCCGCCTAAGAAACAACGAGATAACACAAGCAGACATGACGGTGACAGCCATCACAACAAGAGTCCCCGTACTAGACGGCCACCTAGAAGCAGTATTCATAGAAGTCGAGGAAACACCCCAAACCCCCCAAGAAGTCGCGGCGACGCTGGAAGAATACAGGGGCAACAAGATCAAAAACCTAAAGCTACCCACAGCCCCACAGAAACCAGTAATAGTCAAACACGAAGAAAACAGGCCACAACCAAGACTAGACAGGAACGCCGGAGACGGCATGACAGTCACAGCCGGGAGGATCAAGATAGACCAGGAGAACAACACGATAAAAATGATAATACTAGGGCACAACACGATCAGGGGGGCAGCCGGGACAGGAATACTAATAGGCGAACTAATGCACAAACAAGGACACACCAACTAA